One window of the Anopheles cruzii chromosome 2, idAnoCruzAS_RS32_06, whole genome shotgun sequence genome contains the following:
- the LOC128278345 gene encoding uncharacterized protein LOC128278345 produces the protein MIRPNFEAQPTSIDYQQLPSQHQQQQQQQQQQQQQISKIVSSPPPTLVGTPNGTTMCVAKLMVGLDHAPPAFNVRSRVLGDGGTNINYIRTETGAMVTLRGRGSMNLEPQTMQEAPEPLHLYIEHPGLDGIQNAKQLAKNLIETLQEELTFFQENNVSKANFQLISQPSIVQTAQVTQMPPIIRAQHVTQPNGIIHQPPPSVLAPQNFVQHPPALPQSQPPPPQIIQQPPTIIQSHVPVQIHQQPNNVVISQIQTAPPPQITNVSNPPPGSQIRPPIVQIKNGPATTHLSQPPPSMQIQQATTEAPQQIIVNPAPPYQVQYIQQNPPIATNSGSHPNGQVTIQHLIQQQPQPVQGIVQTTLPPPQFEHFQRPPQQIITVQGSTAFMVPPPNIIHQTAPQPQNQIIFQTQQPILTHHPPPELTPLGQPTSLAQPTGLLVNGANDKKVGTNEIPIKQESVKLDEGQAHSTILQQIPNAGQLAKATVIPVSSMPGLPISQPPPPIMSVPPPTVQHIVGNTIITSQSNQPITHGAIPQQIFSQIPVSIQSFAPAPPPQQMQMSSSHFVVSAPQAWPVSASGPPQMQQVPVSTVPSIQITTQPIRNPNEIHIISQPAIISAAEYRPPAQQQQIITTSAFNPQIQPPQGVQVQFHTVPPPPQQIITSLPNAQTQPPPQAPPPQLIETQGPPHAAQPSHQIIINAPVPPQPPPPPPSFATVQYTPQDAPKGNMEQLQQQPPSQAQSLPQQQPPMNLPPAPSQQHAILVRPGMKRKMPEEDAHKSMPTKIGMGSIYGGNTYRGSGRSLAAGCNGGSLTGAQAKCVMSSVSTGTITTTSTSGAGLISSQISSDHLTDFRRRK, from the exons ATGATCCGACCTAACTTCGAAGCGCAGCCGACGTCGATCGACTATCAGCAGCTCCCGagccagcatcagcagcaacaacaacagcagcagcaacaacagcaacaaatttcaaaaattGTTAGTAGTCCTCCGCCAACATTAGTGGGCACACCAAATGGAACCACAATGTGTGTAGCAAAGCTTATGGTTGGTCTAGATCATGCCCCTCCGGCATTCAATGTACGATCCCGTGTACTTGGCGACGGGGGAACTAACATTAATTATATAcgcaccgaaaccggtgcTATGGTAACCCTACGGGGACGTGGATCGATGAATCTGGAGCCACAAACGATGCAGGAAGCGCCGGAGCCTTTGCATTTATACATCGAACATCCTGG TCTGGATGGGATACAAAATGCCAAGCAGTTAGCCAAAAATTTGATCGAAACATTACAGGAAGAGCTAACATTCTTTCAAGAGAACAATGTTTCCAAGGCTAATTTTCAGTTAATCTCGCAACCGAGCATTGTTCAAACAGCACAAGTAACACAGATGCCGCCAATCATACGGGCACAGCATGTTACCCAACCGAACGGCATAATACAccagccgccaccgtcggttcTGGCGCCACAGAATTTTGTGCAGCATCCGCCTGCGCTGCCGCAAAGTCAGCCGCCTCCGCCGCAAATCATTCAGCAGCCGCCAACTATAATACAGTCACACGTACCTGTACAGATTCATCAGCAGCCAAACAATGTCGTAATCTCACAAATTCAGactgcgccaccgccgcaaatAACGAACGTTAGCAACCCTCCGCCCGGATCACAAATAAGGCCGCCAATAGTGCAGATAAAGAACGGACCCGCCACCACACACCTGTCACAACCGCCCCCCAGCATGCAAATTCAACAAGCTACGACAGAGGCCCCGCAGCAGATTATCGTAAATCCGGCGCCACCGTACCAAGTGCAGTACATACAGCAGAATCCTCCGATCGCAACCAACAGCGGATCGCATCCAAACGGCCAGGTGACAATTCAGCACTTGATacaacagcaaccgcaaccggtgcAGGGAATAGTGCAAACGACGCTACCACCGCCACAGTTTGAACACTTCCAGAGGCCCCCACAACAAATCATAACAGTACAAGGAAGCACGGCTTTCATGGTACCACCGCCGAATATCATACACCAAACGGCGCCACAACCTCAAAACCAGATAATTTTTCAAACGCAGCAGCCGATCTTGACACATCATCCGCCGCCGGAACTCACTCCACTCGGTCAGCCTACTTCTCTTGCCCAACCGACAGGGTTACTGGTGAACGGGGCTAACGATAAGAAGGTCGGAACAAATGAGATACCAATTAAGCAAGAGTCGGTAAAATTGGACGAAGGTCAAGCGCACAGTACCATTCTGCAGCAAATCCCCAATGCTGGCCAGCTGGCCAAAGCAACTGTGATACCAGTGTCGTCCATGCCGGGCCTACCGATCAGTCAACCACCGCCCCCGATTATGTCAGTGCCGCCTCCGACCGTGCAGCATATAGTGGGCAATACCATCATTACGTCGCAATCGAACCAGCCAATCACTCATGGCGCTATTCCCCAGcaaattttcagccaaataCCGGTATCAATACAATCATTTGCGCCAGCTCCGCCCCCCCAGCAGATGCAGATGAGCAGCTCACACTTTGTGGTCAGTGCTCCACAGGCCTGGCCCGTGAGTGCTTCGGGGCCTCCACAGATGCAGCAAGTACCCGTCAGTACGGTGCCGAGCATTCAAATTACCACGCAGCCCATCCGTAATCCGAACGAAATTCATATTATCAGCCAACCAGCAATCATAAGTGCTGCCGAATATCGTCCCCCggcacaacagcagcaaataaTCACTACGAGCGCATTTAACCCTCAAATTCAACCTCCGCAAG GTGTTCAAGTACAATTTCACACGGTTCCTCCTCCGCCACAACAAATCATCACGAGTTTGCCTAATGCTCAAACGCAACCACCTCCCCAAGCTCCACCACCACAATTGATTGAAACACAAGGTCCGCCGCACGCTGCTCAACCATCACACCAGATTATCATCAATGCCCCAGTTCCTCCacagccgccaccaccaccgccttcGTTTGCTACGGTCCAGTACACTCCGCAGGATGCGCCGAAG GGAAATATGGAGCAGTTGCAACAGCAACCTCCATCACAAGCACAATCACTGCCACAGCAACAACCTCCAATGAACTTACCGCCTGCACCATCCCAACAGCATGCAATTTTGGTTCGACCTGGCATGAAACGCAAAATGCCGGAGGAAGATGCTCATAAATCAATGCCTACTAAAATCGGTATGGG TTCAATTTATGGTGGCAATACCTATAGGGGAAGCGGAAGAAGCTTAGCAGCAGGATGCAATGGAGGAAGTTTAACGGGAGCCCAGGCAAAGTGCGTTATGTCATCGGTTTCGACAGGGACAATTACGACGACCTCGACGTCTGGAGCAGGGCTTATTTCGTCGCAAATTTCCTCCGATCACTTAACAG ACTTCAGGAGGCGAAAATAA